In Sphingobium sp. Z007, one DNA window encodes the following:
- a CDS encoding deoxyribodipyrimidine photo-lyase yields MSDPVLLWLRQDLRLSDQPALAAAVSEGPVIPVYILDDEGPRQWKMGGAARWWLHHSLARLDESLRAKGSRLILRRGRSADMLAALAKEVGASRVHALHHYEPWWRNAEKAVGKALDLCLHDGGLLLPPGAVRTGAGGMYRIYTPFSRAVMEHMPPPAPHPAPQRIDGPAHWPTSDSLDDWGLLPTKPDWAVGFGADWTPGEKGARTNVANFLNEVGDYPTARNLPSVEGTSRLSPHLHFGEVSPAYVWRRVESSGHDATIFLKELIWRDYAHVQIFELPTYGSENARSDFDALPWRDLREAGADFTAWKTGTTGYPIVDAGMRQLWTTGWMHNRVRMIAASFLIKHLLIDWRHGARWFWDTLVDADYANNSVNWQWVAGSGVDANLFTRIMAPLTQSDKFDAADYIRSWVPELADLPDATIHDPDAHGARPAAYPAKIIGHREGRERALAAYRDSKG; encoded by the coding sequence ATGTCCGATCCCGTCCTGCTCTGGCTTCGCCAGGATCTCCGTCTATCCGATCAGCCCGCCCTGGCCGCCGCCGTCAGCGAAGGCCCGGTGATCCCCGTCTATATCCTGGACGATGAAGGGCCGCGCCAATGGAAGATGGGCGGCGCGGCGCGCTGGTGGCTGCACCATAGCCTTGCGCGGCTGGACGAGAGCCTGCGCGCCAAGGGATCGCGCCTGATCCTGCGGCGCGGGCGCAGTGCGGATATGCTGGCGGCGCTCGCGAAAGAGGTCGGCGCGTCGCGGGTCCATGCGCTGCATCATTATGAACCCTGGTGGCGCAATGCGGAAAAGGCGGTAGGCAAGGCGCTCGACCTGTGCCTCCATGACGGCGGCCTGTTGCTGCCGCCGGGCGCGGTGCGGACCGGGGCGGGGGGCATGTATCGCATCTACACGCCCTTTTCCCGCGCCGTGATGGAGCATATGCCGCCGCCCGCGCCGCATCCCGCGCCGCAACGGATCGATGGGCCGGCGCATTGGCCGACGAGCGATTCGCTGGACGACTGGGGCTTGCTGCCGACGAAACCGGACTGGGCGGTGGGTTTCGGGGCGGATTGGACGCCGGGCGAGAAGGGTGCGCGCACCAATGTCGCCAATTTTCTTAATGAGGTCGGGGATTATCCGACTGCGCGCAATCTGCCCTCGGTCGAGGGGACGTCGCGCCTGTCGCCGCATCTGCACTTCGGCGAGGTGTCGCCGGCCTATGTCTGGCGGCGGGTCGAATCTTCAGGCCATGATGCAACGATCTTCCTTAAGGAGCTGATCTGGCGCGATTATGCGCATGTCCAGATTTTCGAGCTGCCAACCTATGGGTCCGAAAATGCACGGTCGGATTTCGATGCGCTGCCATGGCGGGACTTGCGGGAAGCGGGGGCCGACTTTACCGCGTGGAAGACGGGCACGACCGGTTACCCGATCGTGGACGCCGGAATGCGGCAGCTTTGGACCACGGGATGGATGCATAACCGTGTGCGCATGATTGCCGCCAGCTTCCTCATCAAACATCTGCTGATCGACTGGCGGCATGGGGCGCGCTGGTTCTGGGACACGCTGGTCGATGCGGATTACGCCAATAACAGCGTCAATTGGCAATGGGTCGCGGGCAGCGGCGTCGATGCCAATCTGTTCACGCGAATCATGGCGCCGCTGACCCAATCCGACAAGTTCGACGCGGCCGACTATATCCGGTCGTGGGTGCCGGAACTGGCGGACCTGCCGGATGCGACGATTCACGATCCCGATGCCCATGGCGCGCGTCCGGCCGCCTATCCGGCGAAGATCATCGGCCATCGCGAAGGGCGGGAGCGGGCGCTGGCAGCCTATCGTGATAGCAAGGGGTGA
- a CDS encoding RNA pyrophosphohydrolase encodes MASMPNDNILPYRPCVGIMLVNMDGMVFVGQRLDNVVEAWQMPQGGIDDGEAAKAAALRELQEETGIRPDLVEIIAKAKDEHFYDLPPELVGKLWGGKYRGQRQYWYLARFIGQDSDIDIQTKDPEFREWKWTSPETLPDLIVPFKRKLYRDILQEFRALI; translated from the coding sequence ATGGCGTCGATGCCGAATGACAATATACTGCCATACCGGCCCTGCGTCGGGATCATGCTGGTGAACATGGATGGCATGGTGTTCGTCGGTCAGCGTCTCGATAATGTCGTCGAGGCATGGCAGATGCCGCAGGGCGGCATTGATGATGGTGAAGCCGCCAAGGCGGCTGCGCTGCGCGAATTGCAGGAAGAAACCGGCATTCGGCCAGACCTGGTCGAGATTATCGCAAAGGCGAAGGACGAGCATTTCTACGATCTGCCGCCCGAACTGGTCGGTAAATTATGGGGCGGCAAATATCGCGGCCAGCGCCAATATTGGTATCTGGCCCGCTTCATCGGCCAGGATAGCGATATCGATATTCAGACCAAAGACCCGGAGTTCCGGGAATGGAAATGGACTTCGCCCGAAACGCTGCCCGACCTGATCGTGCCGTTCAAGCGCAAGCTGTATCGCGACATATTGCAGGAGTTCCGGGCGCTTATATGA
- the purF gene encoding amidophosphoribosyltransferase — protein MITTNPFDDDKLREECGIFGVSRAETASAIVALGLHALQHRGQEAAGITSWDGHDFHTHRAMGHVAGNFDRDEVIRGLPGDTACGHVRYSTTGETSLRNVQPLYAELNSGGFAIAHNGNISNAMKLRRELIRRGSIFQSTSDTEVIIHLVATSSYRTLLDKFIDALKQVEGAYSLIVMTPEGMIACRDPLGIRPLVMGTLGETTIFASETVALDVVGADYVRTIDPGELVIVTNEGDIRSHRPFGDVHPRPCIFEHVYFSRPDSIVDGSSVYSVRKAIGAQLAIENPVDADYVIPVPDSGVPAAIGYAQQSGIPFELGIIRSHYIGRTFIQPGDKVRHLGVKLKHNANRALIQGKKIVLIDDSIVRGTTSLKIVQMMREAGAAEVHMRIASPPTKHSCFYGVDTPERTKLLAHKLDVGGMQDFIHADSLSFISIDGLYKALGEAKRADIRPQYCDACFTGDYPTTLTDQDDVVVTNQLELLAERVV, from the coding sequence ATGATTACGACAAACCCCTTCGACGACGACAAGTTGCGCGAGGAATGTGGCATTTTCGGTGTTTCCCGCGCGGAAACAGCGTCTGCCATCGTCGCGCTTGGCCTTCACGCCCTGCAACATCGCGGGCAAGAAGCCGCAGGCATCACCAGCTGGGACGGGCATGATTTCCATACCCACCGGGCGATGGGCCATGTGGCCGGCAATTTCGACCGGGACGAGGTGATTCGCGGCCTGCCCGGCGATACCGCCTGCGGCCATGTGCGCTATTCCACCACCGGCGAAACGTCGCTGCGCAACGTCCAGCCGCTTTATGCGGAACTGAATTCCGGCGGTTTCGCCATTGCCCATAATGGCAATATCTCCAACGCGATGAAGCTGCGCCGCGAACTGATTCGCCGCGGCTCCATCTTCCAGTCGACCTCCGACACCGAAGTCATCATCCATCTGGTGGCGACGTCCAGCTATCGCACCCTGCTCGACAAGTTCATCGATGCGTTGAAACAGGTCGAGGGCGCCTATTCGCTGATCGTGATGACGCCCGAAGGCATGATCGCCTGCCGCGACCCCTTGGGTATCCGCCCGCTGGTGATGGGCACGCTCGGTGAAACCACTATCTTCGCCTCGGAAACCGTCGCGCTCGACGTGGTCGGTGCCGACTATGTCCGCACCATCGATCCGGGCGAGTTGGTGATTGTCACCAATGAAGGCGACATCCGCTCGCACCGTCCCTTCGGCGACGTGCATCCGCGCCCCTGCATCTTCGAACATGTCTATTTCAGTCGCCCCGATTCGATCGTGGACGGCTCCAGCGTCTATTCGGTGCGCAAGGCGATCGGCGCGCAGTTGGCGATCGAAAATCCGGTCGATGCGGACTATGTCATCCCCGTTCCCGACAGCGGCGTCCCCGCAGCGATCGGCTATGCCCAGCAATCGGGTATCCCGTTCGAACTGGGCATCATCCGCTCGCATTATATCGGCCGCACCTTCATCCAGCCGGGGGACAAGGTCCGCCATCTGGGCGTGAAGCTCAAGCACAACGCCAATCGCGCGCTGATCCAGGGCAAGAAGATCGTGCTGATCGACGATTCGATCGTGCGTGGCACCACCAGCTTGAAGATCGTGCAGATGATGCGCGAAGCCGGCGCTGCGGAGGTCCATATGCGCATCGCCAGCCCGCCGACCAAGCATAGCTGCTTCTACGGCGTCGACACGCCCGAACGCACCAAGTTGCTGGCGCACAAGCTGGACGTGGGCGGGATGCAGGACTTCATCCATGCCGACAGCCTGTCCTTCATCTCGATCGACGGCCTGTACAAGGCGCTGGGCGAAGCCAAGCGCGCCGACATCCGCCCGCAATATTGCGACGCCTGTTTCACTGGCGATTATCCCACGACGCTCACCGACCAGGATGACGTAGTGGTGACCAACCAGTTGGAATTGCTTGCCGAGCGCGTCGTCTGA
- a CDS encoding YdiY family protein has translation MHARTIPLSLLIAALPAAGQAAESALLPPAVREMMEAAIANGNETDIATVSKIAKQTNPASADEIQRMVNSWKERTKATHDTVIREARFNELWTGRVEAGGFRSTGSTSELGITLAATATRAGLQWSHKLTAAADYRRANGVTSRERYFAGYEPKYEFDPRGFIYGLAQFERDTSIGYDERYTTSVGVGYKLIVSKPVDLSADIGPSIRHVRYMIGPRETKLGVRGSMALAWRATPTVTFKQTASGYAETDVYTLNALSSVETKVSTRLSAAFSYNLQYESETLLATRDLDTLSRLTLTYDF, from the coding sequence ATGCATGCCCGTACGATCCCCCTGTCGTTGCTGATCGCCGCCCTGCCCGCCGCGGGCCAAGCGGCCGAATCGGCTCTGTTGCCGCCCGCCGTCCGTGAGATGATGGAGGCGGCGATCGCCAACGGCAATGAAACGGACATCGCCACCGTGTCCAAGATCGCCAAGCAGACCAATCCGGCATCGGCCGATGAAATCCAGCGCATGGTCAATAGCTGGAAGGAACGGACCAAGGCGACCCACGACACGGTGATTCGCGAAGCGCGCTTCAACGAACTATGGACCGGCCGGGTCGAGGCCGGCGGGTTCCGGTCCACCGGTTCCACCAGCGAACTGGGCATAACCCTGGCCGCGACCGCGACTCGCGCAGGCCTGCAATGGTCGCACAAACTGACCGCCGCCGCCGATTATCGCCGCGCTAACGGCGTCACCTCGCGCGAGCGCTATTTTGCGGGTTACGAACCCAAATATGAATTTGATCCACGCGGCTTCATCTATGGCCTGGCCCAATTCGAACGGGACACGTCGATCGGCTATGACGAACGCTACACCACATCGGTCGGCGTCGGGTACAAGCTGATCGTCAGCAAGCCGGTCGATCTGTCGGCCGATATCGGCCCGTCGATCCGTCACGTCAGATATATGATCGGTCCGCGGGAAACCAAATTGGGCGTGCGCGGGTCGATGGCGCTCGCCTGGCGCGCCACGCCGACGGTGACGTTCAAGCAGACCGCATCGGGCTATGCCGAAACGGACGTCTATACCCTCAACGCCCTGTCGTCGGTCGAAACCAAGGTCAGCACGCGGCTGTCGGCCGCTTTCTCCTACAATCTCCAGTATGAATCAGAGACTTTGCTCGCCACCCGCGACCTCGACACGCTGAGCCGCCTGACTTTGACCTATGATTTCTGA
- a CDS encoding cyclopropane-fatty-acyl-phospholipid synthase family protein, with protein MNAITPRRGRRALSVKHPPRSLSPGVGSRLLAPLFHRLLDRIDQGLAEGGLQASLPDGTRRLLGGRAPGPHCEVDLRSWRALVRLAVGGSAGWYRAWAAGEWASPDPVPLFALFMRNAAALGQAARPRGPGRWIGRAMHWLRRNSRTGSRHNIAYHYDLGNDFYRLWLDETMHYSSALFVDPTNEHEDFEQAQRRKVDAILDRLDVKDGASLLEIGCGWGGLAEQAMERCAIAYSGLTLSVEQADYARDRLGSGAQILLTDYRDAQGQYDAIASVEMVEAVGQAYWPAYLAAIHRLLKPGGKAAIQYILIDDAIFERYARGADFIQTYIFPGGMLMSESRFRASAETQGLEWRDVRRFGLDYAETLRRWRERFDQAIEEGLLPASFDQHFVALWRYYLMYCEGGFRGGGIDVAQVTLVKPA; from the coding sequence ATGAACGCCATCACTCCCCGGCGCGGTCGGCGCGCGCTATCGGTCAAGCATCCACCGCGATCCCTTTCGCCGGGTGTGGGCTCGCGTCTGCTGGCACCCTTATTCCATCGTTTGCTCGATCGGATCGACCAGGGGCTGGCCGAAGGCGGGCTGCAAGCCTCGCTCCCTGACGGCACGCGCCGCCTGCTGGGTGGTAGAGCACCGGGGCCGCATTGCGAGGTGGACCTGCGATCCTGGCGGGCGCTGGTGCGGCTGGCGGTGGGCGGATCGGCCGGCTGGTATCGCGCCTGGGCCGCGGGGGAATGGGCGAGTCCCGATCCGGTGCCGCTCTTCGCCCTCTTCATGCGCAACGCGGCGGCGCTGGGGCAGGCGGCGCGGCCGCGCGGGCCGGGGCGGTGGATTGGGCGCGCTATGCATTGGCTGCGGCGCAACAGCCGGACCGGTTCGCGGCATAATATCGCCTATCATTATGATTTGGGGAATGATTTCTACCGGCTCTGGCTGGATGAAACTATGCATTATTCAAGCGCGTTGTTCGTCGATCCTACGAATGAACATGAGGATTTCGAGCAGGCGCAACGGCGCAAGGTCGATGCGATCCTAGACCGGCTGGACGTGAAGGACGGCGCGTCGCTGCTGGAAATCGGATGCGGCTGGGGTGGGCTGGCTGAACAGGCGATGGAGCGCTGCGCGATCGCCTATAGCGGGCTGACCCTCTCGGTCGAGCAGGCCGACTATGCCCGCGACCGGTTGGGGTCGGGGGCACAAATTTTGCTGACCGACTATCGTGATGCGCAAGGCCAATATGACGCCATCGCCAGCGTCGAGATGGTGGAGGCCGTGGGCCAAGCCTATTGGCCCGCCTATCTGGCCGCCATCCACCGGTTGCTCAAGCCCGGCGGCAAGGCGGCGATCCAATATATATTGATCGATGACGCGATTTTCGAACGCTATGCCCGCGGCGCAGACTTCATCCAGACCTATATCTTTCCCGGCGGGATGCTGATGTCGGAAAGTCGGTTTCGTGCGTCGGCGGAGACGCAGGGGCTGGAATGGCGCGACGTGCGCCGCTTCGGTCTGGATTATGCCGAAACGCTGCGCCGCTGGCGCGAGCGGTTCGACCAGGCGATCGAGGAAGGCTTGCTGCCCGCCAGTTTCGACCAGCATTTCGTGGCCTTATGGCGCTATTATCTCATGTATTGCGAAGGTGGTTTTCGCGGCGGCGGCATCGACGTGGCGCAGGTGACGCTGGTCAAGCCAGCCTAG
- a CDS encoding SDR family NAD(P)-dependent oxidoreductase, with translation MSSSDLPLSGKLALVTGASRGIGAATAEALAAAGAHVVLTARTTGGLEEVEDRIHKAGGHATIAPLDLIDGESIGRLAQAISGRWQALDILVLNAATLGALASVPAIDAKEFARLLTLNIAAPQAMIAAFDPMLRASSDARVVALTSSVVTPRAYWGAYGASKAALETLVGAYGEEMKNISAIRTHIVDPGATRTAMRARAFPGEDPASLKGPEVVAGAIVDLVASDTPTGHRMRVEG, from the coding sequence ATGTCTTCTTCCGACCTTCCCCTTTCCGGCAAATTGGCGCTCGTCACCGGGGCGAGTCGCGGCATCGGCGCGGCTACGGCGGAGGCGTTGGCGGCCGCGGGCGCGCATGTCGTGCTGACCGCGCGGACGACAGGCGGACTGGAAGAGGTGGAGGATCGTATCCACAAGGCTGGCGGTCACGCGACGATCGCCCCGCTCGACCTGATCGATGGCGAGAGCATCGGGCGTCTGGCGCAGGCGATAAGCGGACGCTGGCAGGCGCTCGACATTCTCGTGCTCAACGCCGCGACGCTGGGCGCGCTGGCATCGGTCCCGGCGATCGACGCCAAGGAATTTGCGCGCCTCCTCACGCTCAACATCGCCGCGCCCCAGGCGATGATCGCCGCTTTCGACCCCATGTTGCGGGCCAGCAGTGACGCGCGGGTGGTGGCGCTCACCTCCTCGGTCGTCACGCCGCGGGCCTATTGGGGCGCCTATGGCGCGTCGAAGGCGGCGCTGGAAACGCTGGTCGGCGCTTATGGCGAGGAGATGAAGAACATTTCCGCCATCCGCACCCACATCGTCGATCCGGGCGCCACCCGCACGGCGATGCGCGCCCGCGCCTTCCCCGGCGAAGACCCGGCGAGCCTCAAGGGGCCGGAAGTGGTGGCGGGCGCTATCGTCGATCTGGTTGCATCGGATACGCCGACCGGCCATCGGATGCGCGTCGAGGGTTGA